The following proteins are encoded in a genomic region of Drosophila bipectinata strain 14024-0381.07 chromosome XL, DbipHiC1v2, whole genome shotgun sequence:
- the Or1a gene encoding odorant receptor 1a, which yields MSKLIEVCLRNLWTQRVTFARMGLDLQPGQGKRVLRSPLLYGIMVLATSFELCTVCAFMVEHRNQIVLCSEALMHGLQMISSILKMAIFLVKSQDLVSLVRMIQAPFQGEDIGLEQWRVQNRRGQLLAAVYFMMCAGTSVSFWVMPLVMTLLRFYRTGEFVPVSSFRVLLPYDVTQPYIYALDCGLMVFVLTFFCCSTTAVDTLYGWCALGLSSQYRRLGQKLKILSEKSDPSRTDLGLSELFSEHARLLKLIGFFNASFKEIAFVEVLVICVLYCSVICQYIMPHTNQNFAFLGFFSMVVTTQLCIYLFGAEQVRLEAEGFARELYQVMPWQGLGPVHRRLLLIPLQRSQKDTELGAYFFQLGRPLLVWIFRTAGSFTTLLNALYAKYEIN from the exons ATGTCAAAGCTAATCGAGGTGTGTTTGAGGAATTTGTGGACTCAGCGAGTCACCTTCGCCCGAATGGGCTTGGATCTGCAACCTGGCCAGGGGAAACGAGTCCTGCGATCTCCTCTCCTCTACGGCATCATGGTCCTGGCCACCAGCTTTGAACTCTGTACGGTGTGCGCCTTTATGGTGGAACATCGCAATCAGATTGTTTTGTGTTCGGAGGCTCTGATGCACGGCTTGCAAATGATTTCCTCAATTCTCAAGATGGCTATCTTTCTGGTTAAGTCCCAGGACCTGGTTAGCCTGGTCAGGATGATTCAGGCACCGTTTCAAGGGGAGGACATCGGTCTGGAACAGTGGCGCGTTCAGAACCGAAGAGGCCAGCTTCTGGCAGCCGTCTATTTTATGATGTGTGCCGGGACGAGTGTGTCCTTTTGGGTGATGCCTTTAGTGATGACTCTGCTTAGATTTTATAGAACTGGAGAGTTTGTTCCTGTTAGTTCCTTTCGAGTGCT CCTCCCATATGATGTCACACAGCCCTACATCTATGCCCTTGACTGTGGCCTTATGGTATTCGTCCTGACGTTCTTCTGCTGCTCCACCACTGCGGTGGACACACTCTACGGGTGGTGTGCCCTGGGATTGAGTTCCCAATACCGCCGTCTGGGTCAGAAACTAAAAATACTTTCCGAAAAATCCGATCCATCGCGAACCGATCTGGGCTTGAGTGAACTATTCTCGGAGCATGCTCGTCTCCTTAAACTGATAGGATTCTTCAATGCCAGCTTCAAGGAGATAGCTTTCGTGGAGGTGCTGGTGATCTGTGTCCTGTACTGCTCGGTGATCTGCCAATACATCATGCCGCATACAAATCAGAATTTCGCCTTTCTTGGCTTCTTTTCAATGGTGGTGACCACTCAGttgtgtatttatttgtttggcGCCGAGCAGGTGCGTCTGGAGGCCGAAGGATTCGCCAGGGAGCTGTACCAGGTGATGCCCTGGCAAGGGCTAGGACCAGTTCATCGAAGACTCCTGCTGATTCCATTGCAACGTTCGCAGAAAGACACGGAGCTGGGGGCTTATTTCTTTCAACTGGGAAGGCCTCTTCTGGTCTGG ATTTTTAGGACAGCTGGCTCGTTTACAACTTTACTAAATGCTCTCTATGCCAAGTATGAGATAAACTAA